From the genome of Candidatus Eremiobacteraceae bacterium:
CGGCCGCAGCCCGGGCACGGATCGTAGACGATCCCGTTCTCTGCGATGTCGCCCGTTTTGTATCTGATGACGCAAGAACCGCGGCCTTCGAGCGCGGTGTAGACGAGTTCGCCGCGCTCGCCCGGGCCGACGAGTTCATCGGTGTCGGGATCGACGCACTCGAAGATCTCGAGATCTGGATACGTGTGGAACCCGTACGACGTCTCGTGATCCGGCGGCATGCATTCCGCCCAGCAATGCCGCGCTTCGGTGAAGCCGAGAACGCTCTGCACGCGGACGTCCGGCGCGCCCATCTGGGCGCATAACTCGCCGATCTTCGAACGCAAGCCAAGCGGAACTCGCTCGCCGCCGAGCGCGACCTTCACGAGCTTCGTCAAACGAACGCCTTCGCTCGCAGCTTGTCGCAGCATGTGATAGACAAAGCCCGGAACGCCGATGAGGACGTCGGGCTGCATGCGCCCGAGCGCCGACGTTACCCGACGTGCCGAGCACCTTGCCTCCGCCGGTGTGGACGATGAGCGTCGGCACGCTTTGACCGACGGCGTACGTCTGCCAGAACGCGAGATGCGGCGCGAACGGGAACACGTTGAGCGAGCGCATCGTGCCCTCGATGCCGCCGACTTGCGCCACCCGACGGCCGACAAGGTGAAGCCGCTCGAAATCGAGCGGCGAGTAGACGAACTGTGTCGGTAACGCGCTTCGGCCGGTCGTGAAGATGACATGGACCGGTCCGTATTCGCGCCGCACCTCTTCGCGTACGGTCGCCTCGTCATGGAGCATGCGCACCAACAACAGCCGCGCGAGCACGCTCTTCGATGCGTACTGTCGCATTTTTTCGGCATCTGGTTGGAGGACGATGTCGAGATGGCGCGACGGATTATCTGCGGTCGGCGCGATGTCGTGCTTTGTCGTGAACGGTATGCGCCGCAAATCGTCGATCGTGCGGATCGAGCGCGGGTCGATCTTGTGCGTGTCGAAGAGGCGTCTGTAGAACGGGCTGTACGGATACAGCTGCTCGTTGACGAAGCGGCGAAGGCGCGCGCCGCGTTCCGCGTGCCAATCCGCCCATGGCCTCATCGGCTTCCAGTACGGAGAGCGCTGGACGTCTTCGAGCATGACGACCGTCCCAATTGGCCTCGCGGCGCGGATTCACCCTCGCCCGGAGCGAATGCCGCCGCGACGCTTTCGCTCGGAAAGGATCGCGACGATGGCCACGACGCTTGCGCCTTCGGGACTCAACTTCGAACTCTCCGACGATCTCAAGCTGCTCAAACGATCGATCCGCGAGTTCGTCGAGAACGAGCTATGGCCGCTCACCGACGAGCTGGAAGAGAGCGACGATATCCCGCGATCCGCGATCGACAAGATGAAGGAGATGGGTCTGTTCGGTCTGCCGTTCTCGGAAGAGTACGGCGGCGCCGGCATCGGCGAACTCGGCTACTGTGTCGCTCTTGAGGAGCTCGGTCGCGCCAATGCAGCGTTTTCAAACCTCATCGGAGCGCACTGCAGCATCGGCGCGATGGCCTTCTATCTCGACGCGAGCAAAGATCTCAAGTCGAAATATATGGAGCAGCTGTGCGCGGGCGATAAGCTGGCCTGTTTCGCGCTGTCCGAGCCGAACGCCGGCTCCGACGCGGCGAATATCCAGACCAGCGCGCGGATCGACGGCGACACCTACGTCCTCAACGGCGTCAAGCACTTCATCACGAGCGGCGATCTCGCCGATTTCGCGACCGTCTTCGCGGTCACCGACAAGAGTCTGGGCGCGCGCGGTGGCATCACCGCGTTCTGGGTCGACCTCAACCAGCCCGGCGTCAAGCGCGGCCCCAACGACAAGAAGATGGGGCTGCGCGGATCGCACACCTGCGAGCTCGTCTTTCAGGACGCGAAGGTGCCCGCCGACCACGTCATCGGCAAAGTCGGCATGGGATTCATCACCGCGATGAAGACGCTCGACCTAGGCCGCTTGTCGCTCGGCGCCGGCTGCGTCGGCGGCTCGCAGATACTCCTCGAGAAAGCGATCGCCTATGCGAAGGAGCGCATACAGTTCGGAAAGCCCATCGCGAAACAGCAGGCGGTTCAGTTCATGCTCGCCGACATCGCGACGAAGATATTCGCCGCGCGCAACATGGTCTATCACGGCGCGTGGAAAGCGGACCGCGGCGATCGCTTCTCGCTCGAAGCCGCGATGGTGAAGCGCTACTGCTCTGACATGTCGATCTATGTGGTCGATCGAGTGCTCCAGATCCACGGCGGCATGGGCTTCATGAAAGAGACGGGCATCGAGCGTGCGTATCGCGACGCGCGAATCTTGGCGATCTACGAAGGCACGAATGAGATCCAACGCCAGATCATCGCAGAAGAACTGCTGAAGTAGCCGCGATGACGTGGGAGGCGCTCACCGCGATCGCGTCGCTCGTGACGACGCTTGTCATCGCCGTCACGGCGATCGTCGCGATCGTCCAGATCCGTCACTTGCGCGCCGCCAACCAGCTCGCGGCGGCGATGGCTCTTATGGGTGAATTGGAGACTCTCGTCGACGTCCGGACGTTTGTCGCGACTACGCTCGAGCTAAAGCTCAAAGATCCTGCGTTTCGGGAGTCGCTCTCCACCAACAGATTCGACCGGCACGAGCACCTCGAAATCATCCTCGGCAACTACTGGGAGAAGTTTGGCATCTTGCTTCGCCAAGGGCTGCTCGATAGGCAGCTCTTCCTCGACTGGGGCGCACAAGGGTGTCTTCGTGATTGGAGGCAGCTGCGCGAGGTGACGGCCCTGATCCGCGGACCCTCGCCCCAAGTGTGGCGCGACTTCGAATACCTGGCGCACATGGCCGCGATCCACTTGGACGACCTCTACCGTCATCCGCTCAAACACCCGGAGTGGCGAGAAAGCCTCGACGCGGTGCCGGAGACCGGCGCCGCCGACTAGCTGCGCGGTCGTTAACGGTCGAGCTAAAGCTCGACCGCTACATATAAGTCCGGCAGGGACACGCAGGTGACGGGAGCGATGTCCCTGCCTTGCATCGCATACCGAGCAGGAACCGATGGTGTTTCAGTGCCCGGGCGGGTTCGCCGGCTGGGTCAGCATGATGATCGACGCCGCCGCCACCGAGAAGACGAAAACGACGAGAAATATCCATACGAACGAGCGATAGATCTTTTCGCGCTGTTTGCGCTTCATCTTCGACAGCATCAGGACCGCCGTTTCGACGCGCTCGGGGCCTTACCCCACAGCCGCTCGAGGTTGTAGAACTCGCGAGCCTGCGGCGTGAAGACGTGGACGATGACCGCCCCGTAGTCGACGAGGATCCAGGTCGCGTCGTTATACCCCTCGGTACGCAGCGGGGATCCCCATTCGTCCTCGCCGGCCTCGACGACCGCGTCCGCTATCGCTCTCGCCTGTATGGCCGAACGTCCGGTCGCGAGGATGAAGAAGTCTGCGAAGGCCGCTTTGTCGCGGATATCGAGCATCAGGACTTCTTCCGCCTTTTTCGCCGATGCCGCATCGCGGCACGTGAGCGCGAGCGATCGCGCTTGTTCGTCGTCGAGCTTTGCGACGTGCTCTTTCGTCGACGCGATTCCGGCGCGGTCGGACTCTATTGCCTGCGCCCCGTCGAGAACGCGAGAGCGCCCGGAGTTCGCCGGCGGACGCTTCACGGCGCGCTTCGCAGTGCCCGCGCGAGAAGCGCGCGCTTTCTTCGGAGCCGCCGCAGAGGGCCGCACAGCGGTCCGCCCGCGCGGCTTCGACGGCCGCTTACGACGCGTCGCCATAGCGCTTCATCATGTCTTCGTACAATTCCAATGTCTCCTGTGCGACCGCGACTCGTCTCGCGGTAAGGTGATCCATCGATGCTCGCACGCTCGCGTAGAGGCCCTCGTCGAGCGAGCGAAACGCGGCTGCCTCGAGCTCTGCTCGTTGCGGAAACTTCCGTCCGGGCTCGATCGAGTCCGCGACGTACACGATTTTCTCGAGATCGGACATCCCCATTTCCGCGACCGTGTGGTGCGCGATCGCACCGAGCACGTCGCGATCCTCGATCCCGAACTCGCAGCGCGCGATCTCCGCACCGATCGCCGCGTGCATGAGCACCGGCGCGGCGCGAGCGACATCGCTCACCGGCAAGCCGTGGCTCTGCGCATACGCGAACGCCGCCTGCGGCTTCCACAATCGTGCGACGTCGTGCAGAACGCCGGCGACGCGCGCTTTGAGCGTCGACACGCCGTAGAGCGAGGCGAGCCGCTCGGCCATCCGAG
Proteins encoded in this window:
- the rsfS gene encoding ribosome silencing factor; the protein is MKRPPANSGRSRVLDGAQAIESDRAGIASTKEHVAKLDDEQARSLALTCRDAASAKKAEEVLMLDIRDKAAFADFFILATGRSAIQARAIADAVVEAGEDEWGSPLRTEGYNDATWILVDYGAVIVHVFTPQAREFYNLERLWGKAPSASKRRS
- a CDS encoding acyl-CoA dehydrogenase family protein; this encodes MATTLAPSGLNFELSDDLKLLKRSIREFVENELWPLTDELEESDDIPRSAIDKMKEMGLFGLPFSEEYGGAGIGELGYCVALEELGRANAAFSNLIGAHCSIGAMAFYLDASKDLKSKYMEQLCAGDKLACFALSEPNAGSDAANIQTSARIDGDTYVLNGVKHFITSGDLADFATVFAVTDKSLGARGGITAFWVDLNQPGVKRGPNDKKMGLRGSHTCELVFQDAKVPADHVIGKVGMGFITAMKTLDLGRLSLGAGCVGGSQILLEKAIAYAKERIQFGKPIAKQQAVQFMLADIATKIFAARNMVYHGAWKADRGDRFSLEAAMVKRYCSDMSIYVVDRVLQIHGGMGFMKETGIERAYRDARILAIYEGTNEIQRQIIAEELLK
- the yqeK gene encoding bis(5'-nucleosyl)-tetraphosphatase (symmetrical) YqeK codes for the protein MGRQPQRRRLPEQAQRLESGARLNPLATDAPLTLSGSDFIKLCKDVRARTDEHRFAHAIRVARMAERLASLYGVSTLKARVAGVLHDVARLWKPQAAFAYAQSHGLPVSDVARAAPVLMHAAIGAEIARCEFGIEDRDVLGAIAHHTVAEMGMSDLEKIVYVADSIEPGRKFPQRAELEAAAFRSLDEGLYASVRASMDHLTARRVAVAQETLELYEDMMKRYGDAS
- a CDS encoding AMP-binding protein, translating into MPKKCDSTHRRACSRGCCWCACSMTRRPYAKRCGANTDRSMSSSRPAEARYRHSSSTRRSISSGFTLSAVGWRKSAASRARCARSTCSRSRRISRSGRRTPSVKACRRSSSTPAEARCSARRVTSALGRMQPDVLIGVPGFVYHMLRQAASEGVRLTKLVKVALGGERVPLGLRSKIGELCAQMGAPDVRVQSVLGFTEARHCWAECMPPDHETSYGFHTYPDLEIFECVDPDTDELVGPGERGELVYTALEGRGSCVIRYKTGDIAENGIVYDPCPGCGRIVPRVSTTLSRRSDVGEFQLTKIRGTLVDLNNFLPAMASIDEVVEWQVVVRKKDGEALGLDEIVLSVALRDDVDPEAVKRKITARLLAEMEVAPNVIEVLPLAQLTENLGLDTQMKEWRIRDLRAAATNG